The genomic stretch atgtaggtgaaattttattcaatttattgataatagtACTCACATATGAAACTTACTAATCCTGTGAACAGGATATACCATGtaacataaaatttgtaatattttaccACAACTTGTATGTTTTCCCATAGTAATCTTGAGATGTATATTACCAAAGACCATCCCATTCCAAGAACTCCATACATAAAAGGTTTCTACAATAACAATGGAACTCATAAATGATATTACGTAAAAGTTGTGgactgaataataaaaaataaatgtacataCCCTTGGAAATATCTTACttatgaaatatattagaaCCAACACTGATGCACATACACCAAATGTAATACCTGTTACATAATGAAAGAATGTATTTTTGCTCAGAGTATCTgcagataaaaatataaatgtaccAATTCCCAGCATCAGtaatttccaaaaatccatATCTACaaaatgactattttgaaaaatcgaaaatactGATTTTTCTAATGATTTCAACTTTAATGTCAGTTTTAAacaaatagttgaaaattattaCTACAAAATTATATCTTTATCTTTATAAAACTGCTTTTTCATTAACAAATATTATACAACTGAAGAGTTTGTTTCTTTGTACAAACCAGCTAATCTCAGGGACTACTggttcaaattgaaaaaatattttagtgttGAATTCATGTCTTGAAGGAGACTATAGATTATAATGTGGAGACCAATAGAAATACAGCAATGAtgataaatgtttcaaaatttgaaaagctTATTCTTTCTGGGAGATTGGATAGGTACTTTAACCCTTCACACAGAACATGTTAAGGAACATCCATCTCACAGATGGATATGGGaatttagtttcttttttttacatttattaacCACATCttactttttttgttacttAGTTCATAGgtaacagaaacttattaatcataaaattatttatcctTTAAATAGAATGTGGAACATAATTGCTGACTATCAGACAAACATGAgagttataataattaaaaaaaaaggtaacTTGAGCAATTATTATCAGCCAAATATAGGAAAACCTGGTCTGGTGAAAAGCAGTGAACAGCTGGTATCTGTGAAAAGTAAGAAGAGGCACATATGAAACCTACTTGCTTCTTAGAGAGATTTATTACCATATCTATAAACTAAATCCGTCTGCCACACAGATATTCTGAAGGGTTAAAATACTATGTTATAAAAATTcctaaataatattattatatttttacatttttaaatttcgtttttaaaaGGCCCCAGTAAGTAGTGTTATCCAATGCtctttcaatattcatattacCATTGTTATAAGTCGAAACAAATTCAACAATTTACTATTTGTTTAATACTGTACTGTCAATCAATTGATTACCAGGTTGATTAAATTAGTAgcatttgtagaaaaaaattgatttgggACTTACTTATTACACTAATCTGCACTGTATATGAATCACCACTGCTCACCCCAATACATGTTGTATTAAATGGAttgattttgaaacttttttgttttaccaTAAATATGTTGGTCGACCAGAAATgactattttttgaatattccaGTTCAACATTTTCAGGAGTGGATCCCTCATATAATGTATAATCTTCATTTGGATGATTTAACTGAAACTAATAAAGAATATACAATATTTGGATAGATTTTCAAAGTTATACCTGCTTACCAGTACACTTTgccaaatataaataatagatttcTTTCTTCCCTTGTAACAAAATGTTTGCAGCTCCAGACCCTTGCTATACGGTTCAAAATGGAATGTTTCCCCATGTTCTAAATAATGGACTAAATGGcaaagttaattttattatttcttataagAATAAATTTCAGACTTACCAGTACTACCATATGCTGCTGAAGAGAACTGAATGAGAgttaatgtattaaaaataaaaataaaattaaacatttcttttatctaaaaataattttctcgtAATGCTTATAGCCAAACTAGGACAATGTTGTGTAAGGTTATGTTTACCGAAGAGCAAACAGCCACAATTTTAATTTACACAAACCAATATAGTGTGTTCCAGACTTCTATAGATCATATATCCCGTTATTAATtaagtttgtatttttcaaatcataCAATAACGTGAAATAATTAAACCACAacgaagtattacatatatgattaCAACTAAGCCGCatagacaaacaaaaaatttatctatggCATAAATCAAAAGCCTCTTTCATAAGTTTTGACGTTACTTATGCTTACATCCCAACCACCTCTTCTGCAGACACATTAATggtattattttgaaagaagaattctaaattttgattatggaaagaaatggaaaaactgGTGAGGGTTATAAACGTAGGAAAACTAACGTATTCCAAAGGTCTAGTATTACAGAAATATTTAGCAAACCTTCACAACACTTCGACGGagattaaaaatactttattgtgCATTGAACATCCCCCTGTATACACTACTGGAATCAGACATAAACAATACACAGAAAGCCAAGTAGAGAAACTAAAAGAAACAGGTGAATAGTATATAGATTTTGGTAACATACtgctttattttgaaatacttttttaggGGCAGAATTTTTTAGAACTAATCGTGGAGGTTTGATTACTTTTCATGGACCAGGGCAGCTAGTAGTGTATCctattttaaatctaaaatactTTAAACCAAGTATACGTTGGTATGTATGTAGTGTGGAAGATACTGTTATCAAATTATGTGAACATTTCAATTTGAAAGGTGAAAAATCTCCCCACACAGGAGTGTGGATACAGGATAGAAAGGTAAATTAACAatgttcattttaaaattacattggaattaatttttaaatgctTCACAAAAGTTAAGAAAAGTATTTTGGGAGGGTATACCATTTTCATCATGAAAATAGAAGTACAAACATTAATAATGATTTCCTCTAAAGTCAATTACAGCTAAACAATATCTCTTTATAAGGTTGTTGGTGTAATCTTGATCCATTTGTTTCCAAAGTCCGGATTTTCTATGGGTTTCTAGAGATTTTTAACTACTCTAGTCAGATTTGTCTAAAAGAAATTTGATCTAGTAGTggaaaaaacaaatgttttgCACTTTTGATCGCTTGTAAATTAATCTACAGCAACTATACCATCTCTGATAGATTAGGCTACACTGCAATTAAGTATGTCTATAAGGTTGTTTTAAAGGAACTCTTCTCATAAGTTGTGGATATAAGAGAGCTGTGTGTAGCTTTGTACAAATATTCAAAGGGTTGTTTTTCAGTGACTGAACAAATCTACAACTcctttttaaaatttatctgCCTCAATCAATCACACAGTCCTATTATTTTAACTGAGGAACCAATAGTAAttcttgaaaatacaaaaacaacttgctataaatttataaacttctaaaaagtaaaataaaatctCAATAAATAGTACTGTGTAAATTGAACAGTTAATcatttttaacttaaaaataaaatgtttcttttctGAAGcagattgttatttttttagttatgtGCAATTGGAGTCCATGGAAGTAGATTTATAACAACACATGGTCTAGCTTTGAACTGTTCGACAGATTTGTCTTGGTTTGACCACATTGTACCATGTGGTATTGAAGGAAAAGGTGTTACCAGTTTAAGTCAAGAACTAGGTCGAACTGTAACGATTGAAGAAACTATACCAAAGTTTttagaatgttttaaaaatacattcGATTGTGATACTGTTGAAGTTTCCAAGCAAGAAGTAGAAATCAttttaagtaatattgacaAGTGATTATGTGTTatgtttgttttaataaaaatataaaaaaatatgtgggatttttattatttgaaaaacaacaaaatacataaattaacatttatttaaaaatatatcatacaaAATATAGCACATAACTAAATATGAAGGGTGTCCAGAGATGAGACTTTTCTAACAAATTAGATGCGATTTTATAACCATCTGCTTTTTGAATCAGATTTTTTATAAGCATGtcttttcacaaaattcaaaGTTTGTACATAGCCTGTAGGGAAAAAGTGTTTACTGTAAACCCCCATTTAATTTAATCACAGGTGTTCAATATGGGAAgatcaaatttagaaaaattttttgcatatatgatttttgacaaatatcacAGTACATTTGAAAACCACTAtgttttttccagaaaaatgtACTCTCATTTCAATGTTtagtcaatttaatttttatttctgaaaaaattgaatttactgaTAAGCATATTTCATTGCATTGATGCATTAATAGTTTCTATCAAGATTGTCTTAGTATtgtaaaaaattcttgatttcaTTGAAAGCACTCTCATTTTTTCGCATATATGATATGACAAAACTACCCCTGAAGTGCCCAAAAGTCCCTGGGAAGAAGGCAATTGGTTTTGGCCCATTGTTCTGAAACTTGGCACAATGATAAATCAAAGCAAGCTGATTAAAAGTCTCAATGGGGATGAAACCCCAAAACTACTCCTGAAAGTTCAAGTGTACCATTAAAGAAGGGGCTTTGGcgattttttctgaaatttggAACAATTTCAGTTTGAAGCAAGCTGATTTAAAGTCTTGATGGGCAGGAAACCTTAAAACCACCCCTGAAGTGTTCTACATGTTCTTGTATTTTCAGaagcataaatatttttctttaaaaaatttttaaatggcaCTTCTATTctcaaattaaatcaaaatattattgtgtCAAGTTTTAGAAAAACTAGGCGAAACTCTTCCTCTTATGGTACTCTTGGACCCTTCGGGGGCTTTGGGTGGGGGTTCGGAGATTTATGGGGTTTTGTGCCCATTGAGACTTAAACAGCTTACTTTGAACTATCATCGTGCCAAGGTTTAGAACAATTGGCCACAACCAATTCCCTTCCTGCCAGGGTACCTGCAGACACTTCAAGGGAAGCTTTGAAGAGGTTGAAGGGTTTAGTGCCCATAGAGACTTAATTAGCATGCTCCAAACTATCATTGTAAGTTTCAGAGACATTTACTGAAACCCAATTTCCATAGGGATTGAGCGGGGTACTTTACTGACTAAAAATTGacaaacaaaaatgaacaaGACAAAATTCATGCATGAACAATACATTTTGGTGTGTCATTAGGGTTCCAAATAGGACGAGAAATGCTGGTAAATTAGCCCAAAATATTGCTGATTCAATCCAACAACTATTTCGTAGGATAGAATAGAGGAAGCATGTAGAGAATACacaaatttaaatcaaatatactaGTGACTTGCTTCGTGGGTTCATAGAACAAACTTTGTAAACAGTGTAAATTCAAGATACCTATGCTTATAACTTGACTTAATAGCATTTTCTTTAAATGATGGTCTTACTTGCAAAGAACCATCTAGATAATGGTAAATTAGGTTAGTTGGACATAAAGTTACATCTAGTATCTATAGTTTGTGTTTGGTAAGAGAGTTTCTGGCCATCCTGTgtaaatttaaagttataaaaaaatatgataagaaaTGGAAATTTGCGTTGAAAGTAGAATATCAAtagattttctattaaaattgtaatataATATGATCTTGAAATGAATAGCTATAAATCAACATCAACTAAAACtatgttttaatataaaaatatgtaaattttaatGCACTAAATACTACCTCATCAACGTGCATGCTGAAATATCAACAAGCAATTAGAGATATT from Diorhabda sublineata isolate icDioSubl1.1 chromosome 5, icDioSubl1.1, whole genome shotgun sequence encodes the following:
- the LOC130443828 gene encoding nuclear envelope integral membrane protein — encoded protein: MFNFIFIFNTLTLIQFSSAAYGSTVHYLEHGETFHFEPYSKGLELQTFCYKGRKKSIIYIWQSVLFQLNHPNEDYTLYEGSTPENVELEYSKNSHFWSTNIFMVKQKSFKINPFNTTCIGVSSGDSYTVQISVINMDFWKLLMLGIGTFIFLSADTLSKNTFFHYVTGITFGVCASVLVLIYFISKIFPRKPFMYGVLGMGWSLVIYISRLLWENIQVVVKYYKFYVTWYILFTGLVSFILCYRWGPVENQRTINLIKWSLQCVGLCLIFNSSSYQEAAMAQIVILLISYHLPQKWKLAPKTYWKKKFPPKIKLLTNEEYYQQGVVETAKALNSLRQYCSSPECNQWETVLKLSNVKRFASFMEGNSHLSDEEVLEYDSFIQNLTDDEEHNELTDEED
- the LOC130443829 gene encoding putative lipoyltransferase 2, mitochondrial, with amino-acid sequence MEKLVRVINVGKLTYSKGLVLQKYLANLHNTSTEIKNTLLCIEHPPVYTTGIRHKQYTESQVEKLKETGAEFFRTNRGGLITFHGPGQLVVYPILNLKYFKPSIRWYVCSVEDTVIKLCEHFNLKGEKSPHTGVWIQDRKLCAIGVHGSRFITTHGLALNCSTDLSWFDHIVPCGIEGKGVTSLSQELGRTVTIEETIPKFLECFKNTFDCDTVEVSKQEVEIILSNIDK